From Salvia splendens isolate huo1 chromosome 3, SspV2, whole genome shotgun sequence, a single genomic window includes:
- the LOC121794723 gene encoding RNA-binding protein 25-like isoform X1: MADPTPVPETTAVAADHNPALHKSEPEPESRSAQSDPSPTSLPQFPNPSPSGPPPPSVLVAPPPAMQPSFRLAGTLGAATPQFQHVLPYQAPSVPPPGVLPAPAVGNGPLASVHPVMAPPYAMPSQPMRYGPPMSNGYPGMPQPLHQGAMPLGVPRYSSPYAPMLRPAFSLRPLVGVMPPLARPPVIGIRGPIIPPVVRPITPSVTSAEEPQTTVYVGKISSTVENDFMLSLLQLCGPVKNWKRPQDPTGTLKGFGFCEFESAEGVLRALRLLNKLRVDGQELMLNVNQTTRKYLERYVQKKIEGSKAKEFATDGSDKEEARESSSDTDKAVKLTEESLKPSSDEQQTKDNSETNKENPEAGSFSLVTDEDRDADRDACEKLTGMLEERLKNKPLPPPPPPPQTLIDGPGNSNSEQPSGSKDREPEGGVKNDTEDKNDDDKTAESKPSSEPDGAGTGSPDRSRRHDRNRDRDRDPRRERERELERYEREREHERAKREKERENRSREDERRYKVREKEWESREREREHWRKRERERERERAHERKWEVVDQERDGDDGYGKKRKYKISDEERKRRQREKEEDVDDRVREEEEIAEAKMQAEDQKKQLEVLKTETVLPVNGLEKAISPNDINAEDQGKADQTFELKPSPRTYEVTGEGIVQNGTSDSSNFAPDIQQNSNVPTKKLGFGLSGFGKRAAVPSVFNEDEDEDAHKEKKMRPLVPIDYSTEEREAIQSSMAEAPTANMAAAAEFVKCISTVNSKEIDGEKEKSRRSHERSGQRDRDRHEEENNSIREESRRDHSERERSNKTKTPEKQKLLDAKQLIDTIPKTKDELFSYEINWAIYDQNVLHERMRPWVSKKITDFLGEEEVTLVEYIVSGTQEHVDAGEMLERLQTILDDEAEMFVLKMWRMLIFEIKKVETGLGLKPRA, from the exons ATGGCGGATCCAACGCCAGTCCCGGAAACAACCGCCGTCGCCGCCGATCACAATCCCGCTCTCCATAAATCTGAACCCGAACCGGAATCTCGATCCGCCCAATCTGATCCATCTCCCACATCGCTTCCCCAATTTCCAAACCCTAGTCCTAGCGGCCCTCCGCCTCCATCAGTTCTCGTTGCTCCTCCACCGGCGATGCAGCCCTCCTTCCGCCTGGCTGGGACGCTTGGCGCCGCTACCCCGCAATTCCAACATGTTCTCCCCTATCAGGCTCCTAGTGTTCCACCTCCAGGAGTGTTACCAGCTCCCGCAGTTGGGAACGGCCCGTTGGCGTCGGTGCATCCGGTGATGGCGCCGCCTTACGCCATGCCCAGTCAGCCTATGAGATACGGGCCGCCTATGTCGAATGGCTACCCTGGTATGCCTCAGCCTCTTCACCAAGGTGCCATGCCTCTGG GAGTACCTCGTTATTCTTCTCCTTATGCACCAATGCTTCGGCCAGCGTTTTCTCTGCGGCCATTGGTTGGTGTTATGCCACCATTGGCACGCCCTCCAGTTATTGGAATTCGTGGTCCAATTATTCCTCCAGTTGTTAGACCCATTACTCCAAGCGTGACATCAGCAGAGGAGCCACAGACGACTGTATATGTTGGGAAGATATCATCAACTGTGGAAAATGATTTCATGTTGTCTCTCCTGCAG CTTTGTGGGCCAGTAAAGAATTGGAAACGTCCACAAGACCCCACTGGAACTTTGAAAGGTTTTGGGTTTTGTGAATTTGAATCTGCTGAAGGAGTTCTTCGGGCATTGCGATTACTTAATAAGCTAAGAGTTGATGGACAAGAGTTGATG TTAAATGTTAATCAAACAACACGGAAATATCTTGAGCGTTATGTACAGAAAAAGATAGAAGGTTCGAAAGCCAAGGAATTTGCAACTGATGGTTCTGACAAAGAGGAAGCAAGAGAGTCGAGCTCTGATACTGACAAAGCTGTTAAGTTGACTGAAGAGTCTCTAAAGCCTTCATCAGATGAACAACAGACAAAGGATAACAGTGAGACGAATAAGGAAAATCCTGAGGCTGGCAGTTTTAGCCTTGTAACTGATGAAGACAGGGATGCAGACCGTGATGCTTGCGAGAAGCTCACAGGTATGTTAGAGGAACGGCTGAAGAACAAACCACTTCCTCCTCCACCCCCACCCCCACAAACACTTATTGATGGACCTGGAAACTCAAACTCAGAGCAGCCTTCTGGTTCAAAGGATAGAGAACCAGAAGGTGGGGTGAAGAACG ATACAGAAGACAAAAATGATGATGACAAGACTGCTGAGAGCAAACCCTCTAGTGAGCCTGATGGAGCAGGAACAGGTTCTCCTGATAGAAGTAGAAGGCATGATAGGAACAGGGATCGAGACCGTGACCCAAGACGAGAAAGAGAAAGGGAACTTGAAAGATACGAGAGAGAGCGAGAGCATGAGCGAGCtaagagggagaaggagagagaaaataggaGTCGGGAAGATGAACGGAGGTATAAAGTGCGTGAAAAAGAATGGGAAtccagagaaagagagagagaacatTGGCGGAAGAGAGAGCGAgaacgagagagagaaagggctCATGAAAGGAAGTGGGAAGTTGTGGACCAAGAACGTGACGGTGATGATGGGTATGGaaagaagagaaaatataaGATCAGTGAtgaagagaggaaaagaagaCAGAGGGAGAAGGAAGAGGATGTGGATGACAGAGtgagagaggaggaagaaattgctgaaGCTAAAATGCAAGCCGAAGATCAGAAGAAACAGCTTGAGGTACTGAAAACAGAAACTGTTCTGCCAGTTAATGGATTAGAGAAAGCTATCTCGCCAAATGATATCAATGCTGAAGACCAGGGTAAGGCTGATCAGACCTTTGAGCTCAAACCAAGTCCTAGAACTTATGAAG TTACAGGTGAAGGGATTGTGCAGAATGGCACCAGCGATTCATCTAATTTTGCTCCGGACATTCAACAAAATAGCAATGTGCCAACTAAAAAGTTGGGCTTTGGGCTTTCAGGATTCGGAAAGCGAGCTGCTGTACCTTCAGTTTTtaatgaggatgaggatgaggatgcacataaggaaaagaaaatgagacCTCTAGTTCCAATTGATTACTCAACTGAGGAACGGGAAGCTATTCAATCTTCCATGGCCGAAGCCCCAACAGCTAATATGGCTGCTGCAGCAGAATTTGTGAAGTGTATCTCAACTGTTAATTCTAAAGAAATTgatggagaaaaagaaaaaagtagacGCTCTCATGAGAGATCCGGCCAACGTGACCGTGATAGACATGAGGAAGAGAACAATAGCATCCGCGAGGAGAGCAGAAGAGATCATTCTGAAAGAGAAAGATCAAATAAAACAAAGACCCCAGAAAAGCAGAAGCTTTTGGATGCTAAGCAGTTGATTGACACTATCCCAAAGACCAAAGATGAGTTGTTCTCCTATGAGATCAACTGGGCTATCTATGATCAG AATGTGCTGCATGAGAGAATGAGACCATGGGTATCAAAGAAGATAACAGACTTTTTGGGGGAGGAAGAGGTCACACTAGTAGAGTATATCGTGTCTGGCACTCAGGAGCATGTCGATGCAGGTGAGATGCTCGAGAGGCTCCAAACTATATTAGATGATGAAGCTGAAATGTTTGTGCTCAAGATGTGGAGAATGCTTATTTTTGAGATCAAGAAGGTAGAGACTGGCTTGGGTCTGAAGCCCAGGGCCTGA
- the LOC121794723 gene encoding RNA-binding protein 25-like isoform X4, giving the protein MATLVCLSLFTKVPCLWVICSAGECCHACAAISYCFDVFGVPRYSSPYAPMLRPAFSLRPLVGVMPPLARPPVIGIRGPIIPPVVRPITPSVTSAEEPQTTVYVGKISSTVENDFMLSLLQLCGPVKNWKRPQDPTGTLKGFGFCEFESAEGVLRALRLLNKLRVDGQELMLNVNQTTRKYLERYVQKKIEGSKAKEFATDGSDKEEARESSSDTDKAVKLTEESLKPSSDEQQTKDNSETNKENPEAGSFSLVTDEDRDADRDACEKLTGMLEERLKNKPLPPPPPPPQTLIDGPGNSNSEQPSGSKDREPEGGVKNDTEDKNDDDKTAESKPSSEPDGAGTGSPDRSRRHDRNRDRDRDPRRERERELERYEREREHERAKREKERENRSREDERRYKVREKEWESREREREHWRKRERERERERAHERKWEVVDQERDGDDGYGKKRKYKISDEERKRRQREKEEDVDDRVREEEEIAEAKMQAEDQKKQLEVLKTETVLPVNGLEKAISPNDINAEDQGKADQTFELKPSPRTYEVTGEGIVQNGTSDSSNFAPDIQQNSNVPTKKLGFGLSGFGKRAAVPSVFNEDEDEDAHKEKKMRPLVPIDYSTEEREAIQSSMAEAPTANMAAAAEFVKCISTVNSKEIDGEKEKSRRSHERSGQRDRDRHEEENNSIREESRRDHSERERSNKTKTPEKQKLLDAKQLIDTIPKTKDELFSYEINWAIYDQNVLHERMRPWVSKKITDFLGEEEVTLVEYIVSGTQEHVDAGEMLERLQTILDDEAEMFVLKMWRMLIFEIKKVETGLGLKPRA; this is encoded by the exons ATGGCTACCCTGGTATGCCTCAGCCTCTTCACCAAGGTGCCATGCCTCTGG GTTATATGTTCAGCTGGTGAGTGTTGTCATGCCTGTGCTGCAATCTCTTATTGCTTTGATGTTTTTG GAGTACCTCGTTATTCTTCTCCTTATGCACCAATGCTTCGGCCAGCGTTTTCTCTGCGGCCATTGGTTGGTGTTATGCCACCATTGGCACGCCCTCCAGTTATTGGAATTCGTGGTCCAATTATTCCTCCAGTTGTTAGACCCATTACTCCAAGCGTGACATCAGCAGAGGAGCCACAGACGACTGTATATGTTGGGAAGATATCATCAACTGTGGAAAATGATTTCATGTTGTCTCTCCTGCAG CTTTGTGGGCCAGTAAAGAATTGGAAACGTCCACAAGACCCCACTGGAACTTTGAAAGGTTTTGGGTTTTGTGAATTTGAATCTGCTGAAGGAGTTCTTCGGGCATTGCGATTACTTAATAAGCTAAGAGTTGATGGACAAGAGTTGATG TTAAATGTTAATCAAACAACACGGAAATATCTTGAGCGTTATGTACAGAAAAAGATAGAAGGTTCGAAAGCCAAGGAATTTGCAACTGATGGTTCTGACAAAGAGGAAGCAAGAGAGTCGAGCTCTGATACTGACAAAGCTGTTAAGTTGACTGAAGAGTCTCTAAAGCCTTCATCAGATGAACAACAGACAAAGGATAACAGTGAGACGAATAAGGAAAATCCTGAGGCTGGCAGTTTTAGCCTTGTAACTGATGAAGACAGGGATGCAGACCGTGATGCTTGCGAGAAGCTCACAGGTATGTTAGAGGAACGGCTGAAGAACAAACCACTTCCTCCTCCACCCCCACCCCCACAAACACTTATTGATGGACCTGGAAACTCAAACTCAGAGCAGCCTTCTGGTTCAAAGGATAGAGAACCAGAAGGTGGGGTGAAGAACG ATACAGAAGACAAAAATGATGATGACAAGACTGCTGAGAGCAAACCCTCTAGTGAGCCTGATGGAGCAGGAACAGGTTCTCCTGATAGAAGTAGAAGGCATGATAGGAACAGGGATCGAGACCGTGACCCAAGACGAGAAAGAGAAAGGGAACTTGAAAGATACGAGAGAGAGCGAGAGCATGAGCGAGCtaagagggagaaggagagagaaaataggaGTCGGGAAGATGAACGGAGGTATAAAGTGCGTGAAAAAGAATGGGAAtccagagaaagagagagagaacatTGGCGGAAGAGAGAGCGAgaacgagagagagaaagggctCATGAAAGGAAGTGGGAAGTTGTGGACCAAGAACGTGACGGTGATGATGGGTATGGaaagaagagaaaatataaGATCAGTGAtgaagagaggaaaagaagaCAGAGGGAGAAGGAAGAGGATGTGGATGACAGAGtgagagaggaggaagaaattgctgaaGCTAAAATGCAAGCCGAAGATCAGAAGAAACAGCTTGAGGTACTGAAAACAGAAACTGTTCTGCCAGTTAATGGATTAGAGAAAGCTATCTCGCCAAATGATATCAATGCTGAAGACCAGGGTAAGGCTGATCAGACCTTTGAGCTCAAACCAAGTCCTAGAACTTATGAAG TTACAGGTGAAGGGATTGTGCAGAATGGCACCAGCGATTCATCTAATTTTGCTCCGGACATTCAACAAAATAGCAATGTGCCAACTAAAAAGTTGGGCTTTGGGCTTTCAGGATTCGGAAAGCGAGCTGCTGTACCTTCAGTTTTtaatgaggatgaggatgaggatgcacataaggaaaagaaaatgagacCTCTAGTTCCAATTGATTACTCAACTGAGGAACGGGAAGCTATTCAATCTTCCATGGCCGAAGCCCCAACAGCTAATATGGCTGCTGCAGCAGAATTTGTGAAGTGTATCTCAACTGTTAATTCTAAAGAAATTgatggagaaaaagaaaaaagtagacGCTCTCATGAGAGATCCGGCCAACGTGACCGTGATAGACATGAGGAAGAGAACAATAGCATCCGCGAGGAGAGCAGAAGAGATCATTCTGAAAGAGAAAGATCAAATAAAACAAAGACCCCAGAAAAGCAGAAGCTTTTGGATGCTAAGCAGTTGATTGACACTATCCCAAAGACCAAAGATGAGTTGTTCTCCTATGAGATCAACTGGGCTATCTATGATCAG AATGTGCTGCATGAGAGAATGAGACCATGGGTATCAAAGAAGATAACAGACTTTTTGGGGGAGGAAGAGGTCACACTAGTAGAGTATATCGTGTCTGGCACTCAGGAGCATGTCGATGCAGGTGAGATGCTCGAGAGGCTCCAAACTATATTAGATGATGAAGCTGAAATGTTTGTGCTCAAGATGTGGAGAATGCTTATTTTTGAGATCAAGAAGGTAGAGACTGGCTTGGGTCTGAAGCCCAGGGCCTGA
- the LOC121794723 gene encoding RNA-binding protein 25-like isoform X2, whose protein sequence is MADPTPVPETTAVAADHNPALHKSEPEPESRSAQSDPSPTSLPQFPNPSPSGPPPPSVLVAPPPAMQPSFRLAGTLGAATPQFQHVLPYQAPSVPPPGVLPAPAVGNGPLASVHPVMAPPYAMPSQPMRYGPPMSNGYPGMPQPLHQGAMPLGVPRYSSPYAPMLRPAFSLRPLVGVMPPLARPPVIGIRGPIIPPVVRPITPSVTSAEEPQTTVYVGKISSTVENDFMLSLLQLCGPVKNWKRPQDPTGTLKGFGFCEFESAEGVLRALRLLNKLRVDGQELMLNVNQTTRKYLERYVQKKIEGSKAKEFATDGSDKEEARESSSDTDKAVKLTEESLKPSSDEQQTKDNSETNKENPEAGSFSLVTDEDRDADRDACEKLTGMLEERLKNKPLPPPPPPPQTLIDGPGNSNSEQPSGSKDREPEGGVKNDTEDKNDDDKTAESKPSSEPDGAGTGSPDRSRRHDRNRDRDRDPRRERERELERYEREREHERAKREKERENRSREDERRYKVREKEWESREREREHWRKRERERERERAHERKWEVVDQERDGDDGYGKKRKYKISDEERKRRQREKEEDVDDRVREEEEIAEAKMQAEDQKKQLEVLKTETVLPVNGLEKAISPNDINAEDQGKADQTFELKPSPRTYEGEGIVQNGTSDSSNFAPDIQQNSNVPTKKLGFGLSGFGKRAAVPSVFNEDEDEDAHKEKKMRPLVPIDYSTEEREAIQSSMAEAPTANMAAAAEFVKCISTVNSKEIDGEKEKSRRSHERSGQRDRDRHEEENNSIREESRRDHSERERSNKTKTPEKQKLLDAKQLIDTIPKTKDELFSYEINWAIYDQNVLHERMRPWVSKKITDFLGEEEVTLVEYIVSGTQEHVDAGEMLERLQTILDDEAEMFVLKMWRMLIFEIKKVETGLGLKPRA, encoded by the exons ATGGCGGATCCAACGCCAGTCCCGGAAACAACCGCCGTCGCCGCCGATCACAATCCCGCTCTCCATAAATCTGAACCCGAACCGGAATCTCGATCCGCCCAATCTGATCCATCTCCCACATCGCTTCCCCAATTTCCAAACCCTAGTCCTAGCGGCCCTCCGCCTCCATCAGTTCTCGTTGCTCCTCCACCGGCGATGCAGCCCTCCTTCCGCCTGGCTGGGACGCTTGGCGCCGCTACCCCGCAATTCCAACATGTTCTCCCCTATCAGGCTCCTAGTGTTCCACCTCCAGGAGTGTTACCAGCTCCCGCAGTTGGGAACGGCCCGTTGGCGTCGGTGCATCCGGTGATGGCGCCGCCTTACGCCATGCCCAGTCAGCCTATGAGATACGGGCCGCCTATGTCGAATGGCTACCCTGGTATGCCTCAGCCTCTTCACCAAGGTGCCATGCCTCTGG GAGTACCTCGTTATTCTTCTCCTTATGCACCAATGCTTCGGCCAGCGTTTTCTCTGCGGCCATTGGTTGGTGTTATGCCACCATTGGCACGCCCTCCAGTTATTGGAATTCGTGGTCCAATTATTCCTCCAGTTGTTAGACCCATTACTCCAAGCGTGACATCAGCAGAGGAGCCACAGACGACTGTATATGTTGGGAAGATATCATCAACTGTGGAAAATGATTTCATGTTGTCTCTCCTGCAG CTTTGTGGGCCAGTAAAGAATTGGAAACGTCCACAAGACCCCACTGGAACTTTGAAAGGTTTTGGGTTTTGTGAATTTGAATCTGCTGAAGGAGTTCTTCGGGCATTGCGATTACTTAATAAGCTAAGAGTTGATGGACAAGAGTTGATG TTAAATGTTAATCAAACAACACGGAAATATCTTGAGCGTTATGTACAGAAAAAGATAGAAGGTTCGAAAGCCAAGGAATTTGCAACTGATGGTTCTGACAAAGAGGAAGCAAGAGAGTCGAGCTCTGATACTGACAAAGCTGTTAAGTTGACTGAAGAGTCTCTAAAGCCTTCATCAGATGAACAACAGACAAAGGATAACAGTGAGACGAATAAGGAAAATCCTGAGGCTGGCAGTTTTAGCCTTGTAACTGATGAAGACAGGGATGCAGACCGTGATGCTTGCGAGAAGCTCACAGGTATGTTAGAGGAACGGCTGAAGAACAAACCACTTCCTCCTCCACCCCCACCCCCACAAACACTTATTGATGGACCTGGAAACTCAAACTCAGAGCAGCCTTCTGGTTCAAAGGATAGAGAACCAGAAGGTGGGGTGAAGAACG ATACAGAAGACAAAAATGATGATGACAAGACTGCTGAGAGCAAACCCTCTAGTGAGCCTGATGGAGCAGGAACAGGTTCTCCTGATAGAAGTAGAAGGCATGATAGGAACAGGGATCGAGACCGTGACCCAAGACGAGAAAGAGAAAGGGAACTTGAAAGATACGAGAGAGAGCGAGAGCATGAGCGAGCtaagagggagaaggagagagaaaataggaGTCGGGAAGATGAACGGAGGTATAAAGTGCGTGAAAAAGAATGGGAAtccagagaaagagagagagaacatTGGCGGAAGAGAGAGCGAgaacgagagagagaaagggctCATGAAAGGAAGTGGGAAGTTGTGGACCAAGAACGTGACGGTGATGATGGGTATGGaaagaagagaaaatataaGATCAGTGAtgaagagaggaaaagaagaCAGAGGGAGAAGGAAGAGGATGTGGATGACAGAGtgagagaggaggaagaaattgctgaaGCTAAAATGCAAGCCGAAGATCAGAAGAAACAGCTTGAGGTACTGAAAACAGAAACTGTTCTGCCAGTTAATGGATTAGAGAAAGCTATCTCGCCAAATGATATCAATGCTGAAGACCAGGGTAAGGCTGATCAGACCTTTGAGCTCAAACCAAGTCCTAGAACTTATGAAG GTGAAGGGATTGTGCAGAATGGCACCAGCGATTCATCTAATTTTGCTCCGGACATTCAACAAAATAGCAATGTGCCAACTAAAAAGTTGGGCTTTGGGCTTTCAGGATTCGGAAAGCGAGCTGCTGTACCTTCAGTTTTtaatgaggatgaggatgaggatgcacataaggaaaagaaaatgagacCTCTAGTTCCAATTGATTACTCAACTGAGGAACGGGAAGCTATTCAATCTTCCATGGCCGAAGCCCCAACAGCTAATATGGCTGCTGCAGCAGAATTTGTGAAGTGTATCTCAACTGTTAATTCTAAAGAAATTgatggagaaaaagaaaaaagtagacGCTCTCATGAGAGATCCGGCCAACGTGACCGTGATAGACATGAGGAAGAGAACAATAGCATCCGCGAGGAGAGCAGAAGAGATCATTCTGAAAGAGAAAGATCAAATAAAACAAAGACCCCAGAAAAGCAGAAGCTTTTGGATGCTAAGCAGTTGATTGACACTATCCCAAAGACCAAAGATGAGTTGTTCTCCTATGAGATCAACTGGGCTATCTATGATCAG AATGTGCTGCATGAGAGAATGAGACCATGGGTATCAAAGAAGATAACAGACTTTTTGGGGGAGGAAGAGGTCACACTAGTAGAGTATATCGTGTCTGGCACTCAGGAGCATGTCGATGCAGGTGAGATGCTCGAGAGGCTCCAAACTATATTAGATGATGAAGCTGAAATGTTTGTGCTCAAGATGTGGAGAATGCTTATTTTTGAGATCAAGAAGGTAGAGACTGGCTTGGGTCTGAAGCCCAGGGCCTGA